Proteins co-encoded in one Aspergillus flavus chromosome 2, complete sequence genomic window:
- a CDS encoding putative NRPS-like enzyme, protein MSIFSSISSLGLEACYRHHVRTSPNATAVVDGDQSMTYRELETRVNDLASILGRENIEEEEPIGILVPMGIAHVVAQAAVLRLGGSCVPMDLSFPDQRINDLLRALKTRIVLTVESEKARFAEFQTILVDSKYANLHQNGYHEDTIPAVETGRNHRTHILHTSGTTGLPKPVEIMSKGITRMAFNTQCVEFKSTDRVAQISAPSFDAALFEIWTTLARGAAIVLLPKNVVIDPVALHDSLRKYRITSILVTTALLNHVVSAIPNAFEDLDYVLTGGEAANPSVMQVILENGPPKKLVHAYGPTECTIITTYHLTTLEEVRRGQTPIGRPLDNTTVYILDDNLQPVKEGIVGELYIGGDAVARGYLGRPEANAKSFLEVSHLSKDGSPVRIYRSGDLVRMLDTGAIEFVARADNMVKIRGFRIEPAEIEGALLKSEMVQGTVVLPVHRPGKETYIVAFVIPKHDGAFSLEQLDEYLRRRLPAYMMPRLEAVASLPLTVHGKIDRVAVMKKHMEETKRAEQQVLISSNVKDAGDSVTWLRTLWTSVLGISNIDNEASFFHLGGSSLQAAALLVHIRRRFGLTLTMQQIYDSPTLLGLASVIDAGHAKSKVDHSRLGIFIADSQLAKDIPVLSKEAPDWRSPSEGKVFLTGATGFLGTYFLRELIDRPDVRSVKCLVRASDAHSARKRLLGALDKYGLGWADNLDKVTAIAGDLGKDLFGLSETEFHELALWTSVIFHVGAHVNYVQPYEKHRNTNVYGTLNCIKLATTGRTKALHYTSTAAVTGPVSHFTGADKIPEDVDLGEFQGWLPYDIGYTQSKWVSEQLIHSMIAKGLPAIVFRPGFIMGDSLRGKGNCDDFMCRVFIGSIKLGYRPILPNQSKIMIPVDFITTALLHITSNPYNFGRTFHLVPQTPEEDTDIETSWNMLKELGYDLKAVEYKDWLEILSKDKDLLTNPLLPMLPVLQEPVRKHLTRWELYEDMATYDVTNTRRSLADRGKLKSGIGLEDLRRHVEDWVARGLVPSRN, encoded by the coding sequence ATGTCAATCTTTTCCAGCATCTCATCACTTGGCCTCGAGGCATGCTACCGCCATCATGTACGCACCTCTCCCAATGCTACTGCGGTAGTGGACGGAGACCAATCGATGACATATCGGGAGCTTGAGACCCGTGTCAACGATCTGGCCTCAATTCTAGGTCGGGAGAATATTGAAGAGGAGGAGCCAATTGGCATTCTTGTGCCCATGGGCATTGCACATGTCGTAGCCCAAGCGGCTGTGTTGCGCTTGGGAGGATCTTGTGTACCCATGGATCTGTCATTCCCCGACCAGCGCATCAATGACCTTTTACGCGCCTTGAAAACGCGCATTGTTCTCACAGTCGAGAGCGAGAAGGCTCGCTTTGCGGAGTTCCAAACGATTCTCGTGGATTCCAAGTATGCCAACCTCCATCAAAATGGATACCATGAAGACACGATCCCCGCTGTCGAGACCGGGCGCAATCACCGGACTCATATCCTGCACACCTCTGGGACAACAGGTCTGCCCAAGCCCGTGGAGATCATGTCGAAGGGGATCACGCGAATGGCTTTCAACACGCAATGTGTTGAGTTCAAAAGCACGGATCGAGTTGCGCAGATTTCAGCCCCCAGTTTTGATGCCGCTCTGTTTGAGATATGGACCACGCTTGCTCGCGGAGCCGCCATTGTTCTCCTCCCAAAGAACGTCGTTATTGATCCTGTCGCCCTTCATGACAGCCTGCGCAAATACCGTATCACTTCCATTCTGGTGACGACTGCACTATTGAACCATGTCGTGTCGGCCATTCCCAATGCGTTTGAAGACCTGGATTATGTGCTTACTGGCGGTGAGGCGGCGAATCCCAGTGTCATGCAAGTGATATTGGAGAATGGCCCACCGAAGAAGCTTGTCCACGCCTACGGACCTACCGAATGCACCATCATCACAACCTACCACCTCACGACATTGGAGGAAGTCCGCCGGGGGCAAACCCCTATTGGGAGACCATTGGACAATACCACGGTCTATATCCTGGATGATAACCTCCAGCCTGTCAAGGAAGGCATTGTCGGCGAACTCTATATCGGTGGCGACGCAGTTGCACGCGGTTACCTGGGGCGCCCAGAAGCAAATGCCAAGAGCTTCCTCGAAGTGTCCCATTTATCGAAGGATGGGTCACCGGTTCGCATCTACCGATCGGGGGATCTAGTACGTATGCTTGACACCGGCGCCATTGAGTTTGTGGCTCGAGCAGACAACATGGTCAAGATCCGTGGATTCCGCATCGAGCCAGCGGAGATCGAGGGGGCACTCCTGAAGAGCGAGATGGTCCAGGGTACAGTTGTACTGCCTGTTCATCGCCCGGGAAAAGAAACGTATATCGTGGCTTTTGTAATTCCCAAACATGATGGTGCATTTTCTCTGGAGCAGCTGGACGAATATCTGCGGCGGCGGCTACCGGCGTACATGATGCCCCGGTTGGAGGCTGTCGCCTCGCTACCATTGACCGTTCATGGTAAGATCGATCGTGTGGCAGTCATGAAGAAGCAtatggaagaaacaaagagggCCGAACAACAGGTTCTTATATCCTCCAACGTCAAAGATGCCGGAGACAGTGTAACCTGGTTACGTACCTTGTGGACATCGGTGCTCGGCATTAGCAACATTGACAACGAGGCCAGTTTCTTCCACTTGGGAGGCAGCTCACTACAGGCAGCCGCGCTGCTGGTCCACATTCGTCGGCGCTTCGGCTTGACATTGACCATGCAGCAAATCTACGACTCTCCCACCCTTCTTGGCCTGGCCAGCGTGATTGATGCTGGTCATGCCAAAAGCAAAGTCGACCACTCCCGGCTTGGAATATTCATCGCCGACTCCCAATTGGCGAAGGACATTCCGGTTCTGTCTAAAGAAGCTCCAGATTGGAGAAGCCCCTCCGAAGGTAAGGTGTTTCTGACTGGAGCAACTGGATTCCTTGGGACGTACTTCTTGCGTGAGTTGATCGACCGCCCCGATGTCAGAAGCGTCAAGTGCCTGGTTCGTGCTTCGGACGCGCACTCTGCCCGGAAACGACTTCTCGGCGCTTTGGACAAATACGGGCTGGGATGGGCGGACAATCTGGACAAGGTGACAGCTATTGCGGGAGACCTGGGCAAGGATTTGTTCGGACTGTCCGAGACCGAATTCCATGAACTAGCTCTCTGGACTAGCGTCATCTTTCACGTCGGCGCGCATGTAAACTACGTCCAACCGTACGAGAAGCACCGTAACACTAACGTCTATGGAACTCTGAACTGCATCAAGCTTGCGACGACTGGACGAACCAAGGCACTTCATTATACATCGACCGCCGCCGTCACCGGGCCAGTGTCGCACTTCACAGGCGCAGACAAGATCCCGGAGGATGTAGATCTTGGTGAGTTCCAGGGCTGGCTGCCCTATGATATCGGTTACACGCAGAGCAAGTGGGTATCGGAGCAATTGATCCATTCTATGATCGCAAAGGGCCTACCGGCGATTGTATTCCGGCCGGGCTTCATCATGGGTGACAGTCTTCGTGGCAAGGGGAACTGTGACGACTTCATGTGCCGGGTGTTTATCGGCTCTATCAAGTTGGGATATCGTCCCATTCTCCCGAATCAAAGCAAGATCATGATTCCTGTTGATTTTATCACGACCGCTCTGCTGCATATCACGTCGAATCCCTACAACTTCGGACGGACTTTCCACCTGGTACCACAAACGCCCGAGGAGGACACGGACATTGAAACTTCCTGGAACATGCTCAAGGAACTAGGGTATGACCTGAAGGCCGTTGAGTACAAGGATTGGTTGGAGATACTATCGAAGGACAAGGATCTGCTCACCAACCCATTGTTGCCAATGTTACCAGTACTGCAGGAGCCAGTGCGGAAGCATCTGACGCGATGGGAGCTTTACGAGGACATGGCCACTTACGATGTCACAAATACCAGAAGGTCCCTAGCAGATCGTGGAAAGCTGAAGTCTGGTATTGGGCTGGAGGACTTACGTCGACATGTTGAGGATTGGGTCGCTCGAGGACTAGTGCCTTCGAGGAACTAA
- the tmpA gene encoding integral membrane protein TmpA, which translates to MSPTHSSKPSIATSVDTYLSSDTTGDWKRYSANVDLEAQQPPRKCFASLRYLLLTIYRRLFTLIYCANAVAFVIIMVQRRDKLLAFVNAAAVNLLICGLARHYLVVNAIFVSICRIPQSTPLWLRKIAAKAYHYGGVHSGCGVASFLWYVGLVALISREYWMFPGSGTVSLPVVILAYVLLADLMAIIVVAHPTFRTKLHDYFELTHRFGAWLAVALFLTLLVVFSDQARHAEGVSLGRYLIKLPAFWIVLVIVATIVHPWLMLRRVKVWPEYLSPHAARLHLDHTSTAFGKVIALSKHPLRTWHSFATFPDPDGKSFSCIVSKAGDWTTRCIDQQPTYLWKRGTLMYGFIHVMRVFRRVVIIATGSGIGPCLSWLSEKNRPPLRVLWQTRNPGRTYGSDVLNLVRQLDPNPLIIDTNSSGRVDMVPMARELVREFDAEAVCVISNAVLTKKVVFQLEASGVPAFGPIFDS; encoded by the coding sequence ATGTCTCCCACACATTCTAGCAAGCCGAGTATTGCGACATCAGTCGATACCTATCTCAGCAGTGACACCACGGGAGATTGGAAACGGTATTCCGCCAATGTGGACCTTGAGGCCCAGCAGCCCCCAAGGAAGTGTTTTGCTTCATTGCGGTATCTGCTTCTCACCATCTACCGTCGCTTGTTCACCCTCATATACTGCGCCAATGCGGTCGCATTCGTGATCATCATGGTGCAGCGCCGAGACAAGCTCCTCGCCTTCGTCAACGCAGCAGCCGTCAACTTACTCATATGCGGTCTGGCGCGACATTACCTGGTGGTGAATGCCATCTTTGTGAGCATCTGCCGCATCCCACAGTCGACTCCTCTCTGGCTGCGCAAGATAGCAGCCAAGGCGTATCATTACGGCGGCGTACACAGTGGATGTGGTGTAGCATCCTTCCTGTGGTATGTGGGCCTCGTGGCTTTGATATCGCGGGAATATTGGATGTTTCCAGGCTCGGGGACCGTTTCCCTGCCGGTGGTGATCCTCGCCTATGTGTTACTCGCAGATCTGATGGCGATCATTGTGGTTGCGCACCCCACATTCCGGACAAAGCTCCATGACTATTTTGAGCTCACGCACCGATTCGGTGCATGGCTGGCAGTCGCACTTTTCCTGACTCTTCTGGTGGTGTTTTCCGATCAGGCCCGCCATGCAGAAGGCGTGAGTCTTGGACGATACTTGATCAAGCTCCCTGCGTTCTGGATtgtcctcgtcatcgtcgccACTATTGTCCATCCCTGGCTGATGCTTCGTCGAGTGAAAGTCTGGCCCGAATATCTATCTCCGCACGCGGCTCGACTCCACCTGGATCATACATCCACGGCATTTGGTAAAGTAATCGCGCTCTCGAAACATCCATTGCGAACGTGGCATAGCTTTGCAACCTTCCCCGATCCCGATGGCAAAAGCTTTTCGTGCATCGTATCGAAGGCAGGTGACTGGACCACTCGATGCATTGATCAGCAACCGACCTATCTATGGAAACGTGGAACACTGATGTACGGATTTATCCATGTGATGCGCGTCTTCCGCAGAGTGGTCATTATCGCCACAGGGTCCGGGATAGGGCCATGTCTCTCCTGGCTGAGCGAGAAGAATCGCCCGCCGCTGCGAGTCCTCTGGCAGACACGAAACCCGGGCCGGACATATGGCTCAGATGTCCTCAACCTCGTGCGCCAGCTGGACCCGAACCCACTCATCATCGATACCAATAGCAGCGGACGAGTGGACATGGTCCCAATGGCGCGAGAACTTGTCAGGGAATTCGATGCGGAGGCTGTCTGCGTCATTAGCAACGCGGTGCTCACGAAAAAAGTCGTGTTTCAACTCGAGGCCAGTGGGGTGCCTGCTTTTGGGCCCATCTTTGACTCTTGA
- a CDS encoding putative MFS transporter: protein MDRSRTSSQGRDVLPPRGDEGRISPSLDKEKSPGPEDQPDAPPDGGLTAWLVVVGAWCTSFCSFGWVNSVGIFQNYYESHLLKHLSSSTISWIPSLQIFFMFAMGPIVGKLYDTFGARYLIIGGTFFHVFGLMMASISTQYYQLLLSQGICSAIGAAAIFQPALSAVSAWFNRKRGIAFATLSTGSSVGGVIFPIMVDRLIAKVGFGWSMRISAFMILFLLGIAIVTVKARRPPPQGPKPSGVQLLQPFKEPVFIVTLLGYMLLTYGVFIPINYVIVQAVASGMNADLASYLVPMLNGASLFGRLGAGFMSDRYGRYNIFIVMCIVAGVLVLALWIPATSNAPIIVFATLFGFASGAYVSLSPALIAQISPLKEVGYRTGLLFLFASVGGLTTSPIAGAILQNAGGDYTHMKIFSGVMLLGGTAFIITARIVGTGLKLVVKY, encoded by the exons ATGGATCGGAGCCGTACCAGTTCCCAAGGCCGCGATGTCCTTCCGCCACGGGGTGACGAGGGACGCATTTCACCATCACTGGACAAGGAGAAATCTCCGGGTCCTGAAGATCAGCCGGATGCACCTCCTGATGGGGGATTAACTGCGtggctggtggtggtgggtgCGTGGTGCACGTCTTTCTGCAGCTTCGGATGGGTCAATA GTGTCGGGATATTCCAGAATTATTACGAATCTCATCTACTGAAGCATCTCTCTTCCAGTACCATCTCCTGGATTCCATCCTTGCAGATCTTCTTCATGTTTGCTATG GGCCCTATTGTTGGAAAGCTATACGACACATTTGGCGCTCGATACCTGATTATCGGAGGGACATTTTTCCATGTCTTTGGTCTAATGATGGCGTCAATCTCAACCCAGTACTACCAACTCTTGCTCTCCCAAGGTATCTGCAGCGCCATTGGGGCGGCCGCTATCTTTCAACCAG CTCTAAGCGCCGTAAGCGCTTGGTTTAATCGCAAACGGGGCATTGCTTTTGCTACTCTATCGACAGGCTCCAGCGTCGGTGGGGTGATCTTCCCCATCATGGTCGACCGTCTCATCGCCAAAGTCGGATTTGGATGGAGCATGCGAATTTCCGCCTTCATGATCTTGTTCCTGCTTGGGATCGCCATTGTGACCGTCAAGGCACGGCGTCCCCCACCGCAGGGCCCAAAACCTTCCGGAGTGCAGTTGCTCCAACCATTCAAGGAGCCCGTGTTCATCGTTACCCTGCTGGGATACATGCTGCTCACCTATGGCGTCTTTATCCCCATCAACTATGTCATCGTCCAGGCGGTCGCAAGTGGGATGAATGCCGACCTCGCATCCTACTTGGTCCCCATGTTGAACGGGGCCAGCCTCTTTGGCCGTCTCGGAGCTGGATTCATGTCCGATCGGTACGGTAGATAcaatatcttcattgtcATGTGTATCGTCGCTGGCGTGCTCGTCCTCGCTCTTTGGATCCCAGCTACCTCCAATGCGCCTATCATCGTGTTTGCGACGCTCTTTGGGTTTGCATCTGGAGCGTATGTTAGCCTTTCACCCGCGCTGATCGCTCAGATCTCACCCTTAAAAGAGGTCGGGTATCGCACTGGTCTGCTATTCTTGTTTGCATCGGTGGGTGGGCTGACGACAAGTCCAATTGCCGGAGCGATCCTGCAGAATGCTGGTGGAGACTATACTCatatgaagatcttctcggGGGTGATGCTCTTAGGAGGAACGGCATTCATCATTACCGCGCGGATAGTTGGGACAGGTCTGAAATTGGTGGTGAAGTATTAG
- a CDS encoding cytochrome P450, producing MPSVPNMGFFIQHGLTKPEILYPFLFGIFAVASLCIATLLFPASFSAASRVISWVLSIYLEVKNPIRHTETGRNIPGPSYVWPNGQGDIEKYVQGRSRSEQWQRKYGNVYRIWAGMTPEVVLTRPEQLHAIFKDSDKHTKATNSDSGYFMSRILGQCLGLMAGPRWKLLKGIAAPPFMHPTAVRSIGRIQEHVRAHFHDLETNGNLREGRIHPVQDLKMLPFFIVAEANYGSLTPAMKSELDSLAPARENLMKFVLFGGLARFNISRFFPTEANRQLRRFRSQWRAFNRAAYERAREKHPSAMVVQMYDAVHKGVLTEEQVAQTMDETLYANLDVTTGGLSWNLVFLAANPACQARLHEEISALTPAEEEGYISRNGTYLAACVLESSRLRPALPFTIPQSAPTERVVDGYRIPAGTNYVVDTWGLNVRDEFWAPDNSTYRPERFLNSSNTDLRYHFWRFGFGPRQCIGRYTADVVIRAILLHLVKHYELQMLEEGDFTQDPECWITHPDLQVKCVRRT from the exons ATGCCTTCCGTGCCAAACATGGGTTTTTTTATTCAGCATGGGCTAACAAAGCCGGAAATCCTATACCCGTTTCTCTTTGGCATCTTTGCCGTGGCCAGTCTCTGCATTGCAACATTGCTCTTCCCAGCGTCCTTCTCTGCTGCTTCTAGGGTTATCTCGTGGGTCCTCAGC ATCTATCTAGAGGTCAAGAATCCGATTCGGCATACAGAGACCGGGAGGAACATTCCCGGACCGTCATATGTGTGGCCGAATGGGCAAGGGGATATAGAGAAGTACGTGCAGGGGAGATCCAGGAGTGAACAGTGGCAAAGGAAATATGGCAACGTCTACCGCATTTGGGCGGGAATGACACCCGAAGT GGTATTGACAAGACCCGAGCAACTTCATGCAATCTTTAAAGATTCAGACAAGCATACTAAAGCCACGAACAGTGATTCTGGCTACTTCATGAGCCGTATTCTAGGGCAGTGCTTGGGGCTCATGGCGGGTCCGCGCTGGAAGCTTTTAAAGGGGATTGCGGCACCACCTTTCATGCACCCAACAGCTGTCAGATCCATCGGTCGAATTCAAGAACATGTTCGGGCCCATTTCCATGATCTGGAAACAAACGGGAATCTCAGAGAAGGCCGGATACACCCCGTTCAAGATCTAAAGATGCTTCCGTTTTTCATCGTTGCGGAGGCAAACTATGGCTCCCTGACGCCAGCCATGAAATCCGAGCTCGATTCCCTCGCGCCGGCTCGAGAAAATCTCATGAAATTCGTTCTTTTCGGTGGTCTGGCCCGGTTTAATATCTCCCGCTTCTTTCCCACGGAAGCCAACCGTCAATTGCGGCGATTTCGCTCTCAATGGCGGGCTTTTAACCGCGCCGCATACGAGCGTGCCCGGGAGAAACACCCGTCGGCGATGGTCGTCCAGATGTACGACGCCGTCCATAAGGGCGTCCTGACGGAGGAACAGGTAGCACAAACGATGGACGAGACTCTCTACGCCAACCTGGACGTGACAACGGGGGGTCTGTCCTGGAATCTGGTGTTCTTGGCTGCCAACCCGGCCTGCCAAGCACGACTCCACGAAGAAATATCCGCCCTGACACctgccgaggaagaagggtATATCTCTCGTAATGGAACCTACCTTGCAGCATGTGTGTTAGAGTCCTCCCGGCTCCGTCCAGCTCTCCCGTTTACCATTCCGCAATCGGCCCCGACAGAGCGTGTAGTCGATGGGTATCGTATCCCTGCTGGAACCAATTATGTAGTCGATACATGGGGATTGAACGTGCGAGATGAGTTCTGGGCGCCCGATAATAGCACATATCGCCCAGAGAGGTTCCTAAATAGCTCGAACACGGATCTACGATACCACTTCTGGCGGTTTGGATTTGGCCCTCGCCAGTGCATAGGGCGCTACACTGCGGACGTGGTGATCAGGGCCATTTTACTGCATTTGGTCAAGCATTATGAGCTGCAGATGCTGGAGGAAGGGGATTTCACGCAGGACCCTGAGTGTTGGATCACGCATCCAGATTTACAGGTGAAGTGTGTTCGGCGAACATGA
- a CDS encoding GA4 desaturase family protein, producing the protein MRFRQQVETCLNYWPAEGPVQRELILGTVGAYRRPIDSRPVLIQDVRGQEGTFTLDIHGFQFIKHISQHVASFDEASVKTHMYPEAESILKNVTGATRAHVFSHITRTAPYESVEAMADSTDPDAKATRVMVPARHVHVDQSESGAFEVLKDNMTALEAEHLLKTRWAIVNIWRPLKPVPRDPLAVSDARSFHDKDLLEIYGRVPGRQAKKDYDAATKGSGFGMLYGKYSPGQQWFYMSDMKPDEALLIKCYDSKDDGRTARRTPHTAFVDPRTRDVKVARESLELRCLVFFEDQPLA; encoded by the exons ATGCGCTTTCGTCAACAAGTTGAGACCTGCTTGAACTATTGGCCCGCAGAAGGCCCTGTGCAAAGGGAGCTTATACTGGGCACAGTTGGTGCATATCGCCGACCCATTGATAGTCGGCCCGTCTTAATCCAAGATGTGCGTGGCCAAGAGGGAACATTCACCCTGGACATCCATGGCTTTCAGTTCATCAAACATATCAGCCAGCATGTCGCGTCCTTTGATGAAGCTTCTGTGAAGACACATATGTACCCCGAAGCGGAGAGTATCCTGAAGAACGT AACTGGTGCGACCCGCGCCCACGTCTTTTCGCACATTACTCGCACTGCTCCCTACGAAAGCGTAGAAGCAATGGCCGATTCCACTGACCCAGATGCGAAAGCGACAAGGGTGATGGTGCCTGCGCGGCATGTCCATGTGGATCAGTCAGAGTCCGGGGCGTTCGAGGTTCTGAAGGACAACATGACTGCGCTGGAAGCCGAGCACTTGTTGAAAACCCGGTGGGCTATCGTCAACATATGGCGCCCACTGAAGCCGGTTCCGCGGGACCCTTTGGCTGTATCGGATGCCCGTTCCTTCCATGATAAGGATCTCCTTGAGATTTATGGACGGGTTCCTGGCAGGCAAGCGAAGAAAGACTACGATGCCGCGACGAAGGGCAGTGGTTTTGGTATGCTTTACGGCAAATATTCACCTGGCCAACAGTGGTTTTATATGTCCGACATGAAGCCAGACGAGGCGCTGTTGATCAAATGTTACGATTCGAAGGATGATGGCCGGACCGCTAGAAGAACGCCTCATACGGCCTTTGTGGACCCAAGAACGCGGGATGTGAAGGTAGCTCGCGAGAGCTTGGAATTGAGATGTCTAGTCTTCTTCGAAGACCAGCCGCTAGCCTAG
- a CDS encoding C6 transcription factor: MILVSDNQFLHLGALAAWHDRATEHDLYDVQQLSVENFRHPPELSPFLYFTHMTMERSCTQCHQRKVRCSKTLPCSACVRLGATCRFPTTDANAHRPRRVQKITITDRIAQLERSLTILANSAGPLQGPENPNVRDTSTTLLPEPPQSPNRAQEVLVPDGASTRYINETFLSQILDKERALYKVIGTPRETEEITSGLRPEGLLASSRRPTNWSNELELSRWQSAQLWQIYRNNVDPVVKILHLPTVEPLVYATMNGEGSDDCRALLFAIYFAAVTSLSEVDAANLLGRDRRSCLLDFQARIEKVVIDAACLDAPTMLSLQALAIYIPVPSLRNRTDFYYETCLRAHRTSRSGWIMNGVLIRAAQSIGLHRDGTHFHLTPFDAEVRRRLWWQIIVLDYRAAEDHGLAVHGFGSRSDTRLPLHVNDSDLSPELRILPGPRAKWTEMSLFLLTSEIAIAFQKVYHTTVDHTDNAQRLQTVQELTAYLESTYLCHCDTNIPIQKVAWLSTRSLLSKFEFFVYQLSLNNEQSQEAVSSAAERTLISACACLEQSMELQTDDLLRGFRWLFASYNQFHCLMYVLWHLCAQPTGPHVVRVWNIVDLVFNVTENDPTRPDPGPTWKVLQHLREKAAQRRGNVAMSPPTQAHGPSDERVPESRTAEQHSGQELEGTGDGFGDLLAPPLDPSSLTEWINLSENLGMYRFEP, translated from the exons ATGATTCTCGTATCTGATAACCAATTCCTGCACCTCGGTGCCTTGGCTGCTTGGCATGACCGAGCCACCGAGCACGACCTCTACGACGTCCAGCAGCTTTCCGTTGAGAATTTTAGACACCCCCCAGAGTTATCTCCATTTTTGTACTTTACCCACATGACTATGGAGCGATCATGCACCCAGTGTCATCAGCGCAAAGTCCGATGTAGCAAGACGCTGCCCTGCTCGGCCTGCGTGCGTCTCGGGGCGACGTGTCGATTCCCCACCACCGACGCCAACGCTCATCGGCCTCGGAGGGTTCAAAAAATCACCATCACCGATCGGATTGCTCAGCTGGAACGGAGTCTGACGATTTTAGCAAACAGTGCTGGGCCCTTGCAAGGTCCTGAGAATCCGAACGTCCGAGACACGTCCACGACGTTACTGCCAGAACCACCGCAATCTCCCAATCGCGCACAGGAGGTTCTTGTTCCGGACGGTGCTTCGACTCGCTACATCAATGAAACATTCCTGTCGCAGATCCTGGACAAAGAAAGGGCCCTTTACAAAGTCATAGGTACTCCACGGGAGACGGAGGAAATCACCTCAGGCTTGCGACCGGAAGGCCTGTTGGCAAGCTCCAGACGCCCTACGAATTGGAGTAACGAGTTGGAGCTTTCGCGCTGGCAGTCTGCACAGTTATGGCAGATATATCGCAACAATGTCGACCCCGTAGTCAAAATCCTTCACCTACCGACGGTGGAGCCGCTGGTGTATGCGACCATGAATGGGGAAGGTTCGGACGACTGCAGGGCACTTCTGTTTGCCATTTACTTTGCTGCTGTGACCAGCCTGTCGGAGGTCGACGCCGCAAACCTCCTCGGTCGCGATAGACGATCCTGCTTACTGGACTTCCAAGCCCGTATTGAAAAGGTTGTAATCGACGCCGCCTGTCTGGACGCGCCGACCATGCTGTCCCTGCAGGCCCTAGCAATCTATATC CCTGTCCCATCCCTGCGCAATCGAACTGACTTCTATTACGAGACTTGCCTCCGCGCACACCGGACAAGTCGATCTGGGTGGATCATGAACGGGGTCCTCATCCGTGCTGCCCAGTCCATAGGTCTCCACCGCGACGGAACGCACTTCCATCTCACCCCGTTCGACGCCGAGGTCCGCCGGCGTCTCTGGTGGCAGATCATCGTGTTGGACTATCGGGCTGCCGAGGACCATGGTCTCGCGGTACATGGCTTTGGCAGCCGATCGGATACTCGTCTCCCCTTGCACGTCAACGATAGTGATCTATCGCCCGAGCTGCGAATCCTGCCGGGACCCCGTGCGAAATGGACTGAAATgagcctctttctcctcaCATCGGAGATTGCCATCGCGTTCCAAAAGGTATACCACACTACTGTGGACCACACAGACAATGCCCAGCGACTCCAAACTGTCCAGGAACTGACGGCGTACCTGGAAAGTACCTATCTGTGTCACTGCGATACGAACATTCCCATCCAGAAGGTTGCGTGGCTGTCTACGcgctctcttctttccaagtTTGAGTTTTTCGTCTACCAGCTCAGCCTCAATAATGAACAATCGCAGGAGGCGGTTTCCTCTGCCGCCGAGCGAACGCTGATATCGGCATGTGCCTGCTTGGAACAAAGCATGGAACTCCAAACCGACGACCTGCTACGTGGGTTCCGTTGGTTATTCGCGAGCTACAATCAGTTCCACTGCTTGATGTATGTTCTATGGCACCTGTGCGCACAGCCCACCGGGCCTCACGTGGTTCGAGTGTGGAATATTGTCGACCTCGTCTTTAATGTGACTGAAAATGATCCAACTCGACCTGATCCGGGGCCGACGTGGAAAGTGCTGCAGCACTTGCGGGAAAAGGCAGCACAACGGAGAGGGAACGTCGCGATGTCCCCCCCGACTCAGGCTCATGGCCCGTCTGACGAACGTGTCCCGGAGTCCCGGACGGCTGAACAGCATTCGGGCCAGGAATTGGAAGGCACAGGAGACGGATTCGGGGATCTCTTGGCTCCTCCGCTGGATCCAAGCTCCTTGACGGAGTGGATTAACCTTTCGGAGAACTTGGGAATGTATCGGTTTGAGCCGTAG